The following are encoded together in the Deinococcus soli (ex Cha et al. 2016) genome:
- a CDS encoding carboxypeptidase M32: MTQHETWVALRAHWQELADLGGIGALLGWDQSTYLPRGGSAGRARQRALLSGLRHARATDAGYGRLLDQAGALDLGPTEARMLAVARRDFERATRLPGEFVRASAQHAGESYAAWVEARPANDWARMVPLLERTLDLSVQRAAFFPAFTDPMDYFVDASDEGMTAGQVDAVFAELRAALVPLVDAVAAAPAPRMDFLAREYPVPTQLRLGEEVGALYGYDFVRGRQDLTAHPFMTRLGARDVRITTRAQLADPTDALYSTLHEVGHALYEQGVAEDLLDTPLGGGVSAGVHESQSRLWENLVGRSRAFWAGQFGRFRDAFPEQLNDVTEEEMFRAVNVVRRSLIRTDADELTYNLHVITRYELERQLLGGSLAVSDLADAWHAAYEANLGLRAPSHVDGVLQDVHWFSGGIGGVFQGYTLGNVLSAQFYAAAQAGNPGLDADIARGEFGRLHGWLREHVYAPGRTFTPNELVQRATGQGMTAAPYLAYLRGKYTELYGL; the protein is encoded by the coding sequence ATGACACAGCATGAGACGTGGGTGGCCCTGCGGGCGCACTGGCAGGAACTGGCGGACCTGGGTGGGATCGGGGCGCTGCTGGGCTGGGATCAGAGTACGTACCTGCCGCGTGGGGGGTCGGCGGGTCGGGCGCGGCAGCGGGCGCTGCTGTCGGGCCTGCGGCACGCGCGGGCGACGGACGCGGGGTACGGGCGGCTGCTGGATCAGGCAGGGGCGCTGGACCTGGGGCCCACGGAGGCGCGGATGCTGGCGGTGGCGCGGCGGGACTTCGAGCGGGCGACGCGCCTGCCGGGTGAGTTCGTGCGGGCGTCGGCGCAGCATGCGGGTGAGAGTTACGCGGCGTGGGTGGAGGCGCGGCCCGCGAACGACTGGGCGCGGATGGTGCCGCTGCTGGAGCGGACGCTGGACCTGAGTGTGCAGCGCGCGGCGTTCTTCCCGGCGTTCACGGACCCCATGGATTATTTCGTGGACGCCTCGGATGAGGGGATGACGGCCGGGCAGGTGGACGCGGTGTTCGCGGAGTTGCGCGCGGCGCTGGTGCCGCTGGTGGACGCGGTGGCGGCGGCACCGGCGCCGCGCATGGATTTCCTGGCGCGCGAGTACCCGGTTCCCACCCAGTTGCGCCTGGGCGAGGAGGTCGGGGCGCTGTACGGGTACGATTTCGTGCGGGGGCGGCAGGACCTGACGGCGCATCCGTTCATGACGCGGCTGGGCGCGCGGGACGTGCGGATCACGACGCGGGCGCAGCTGGCGGACCCGACGGACGCGCTGTACTCGACGCTGCACGAGGTGGGGCACGCGCTGTACGAGCAGGGCGTGGCGGAGGACCTGCTGGACACGCCGCTGGGCGGCGGGGTGAGTGCCGGGGTACACGAGAGTCAGTCGCGGCTGTGGGAGAACCTGGTGGGGCGGTCGCGGGCGTTCTGGGCCGGGCAGTTCGGGCGGTTCCGGGACGCCTTCCCGGAGCAGTTGAACGACGTGACGGAGGAGGAGATGTTCCGCGCGGTGAACGTGGTGCGCCGCAGCCTGATCCGCACGGACGCCGACGAGCTGACGTACAACCTGCACGTGATCACGCGCTACGAGCTGGAGCGGCAGCTGCTGGGCGGCTCGCTGGCGGTCTCTGATCTGGCGGACGCGTGGCACGCGGCCTACGAGGCGAACCTGGGCCTGCGCGCCCCGAGTCACGTGGACGGGGTGCTCCAAGACGTGCACTGGTTCAGCGGCGGGATCGGCGGGGTGTTCCAGGGGTACACGCTGGGGAACGTGCTGAGTGCGCAGTTCTACGCGGCAGCGCAGGCGGGGAATCCTGGCCTGGACGCGGACATCGCGCGGGGCGAGTTCGGGCGCCTGCACGGCTGGCTGCGTGAGCACGTGTACGCGCCGGGCCGGACGTTCACGCCGAACGAACTGGTGCAGCGCGCGACCGGGCAGGGCATGACCGCCGCGCCGTACCTGGCGTACCTGCGCGGGAAGTACACGGAGCTCTACGGCCTGTAA
- a CDS encoding ferredoxin produces the protein MPHVIVSPCIGVKDQACTEVCPVECIYDGGDQFLIHPDECIDCGACVPACPVSAIFPEEDVPGGEESFIEKNRVHFGL, from the coding sequence ATGCCTCACGTGATCGTTAGCCCCTGCATCGGCGTCAAGGACCAGGCCTGCACGGAAGTCTGCCCGGTGGAATGCATCTACGACGGCGGCGACCAGTTCCTGATCCACCCCGACGAGTGCATCGACTGCGGCGCGTGCGTCCCCGCCTGCCCCGTCAGCGCCATCTTCCCCGAAGAGGACGTCCCCGGCGGCGAGGAAAGCTTCATCGAGAAGAACCGCGTCCACTTCGGCCTCTAA
- a CDS encoding NTP transferase domain-containing protein has protein sequence MNSSVPRWSAVVLGGGDPGDPFAAAHGVNVKPLIPVAGAPMALHVLRALRGSDRVGRVAYVGPTTPDLEALIDIRVTDHGTLLSNLEAGVEALRDLGLAPGERVLVVTADVPMLRSQEVRDVLDSAPDAGLVYPVVRREVCEAAYPGVKRTYARLKDGTFTGGNLFLLDPALIGQFLPRLREVLAARKAPLKLAGLIGWDVLLRLITGRLSVQRLEEKVSGLLGVKARALITPHAAVGTDVDKDADLTLADAQLRGTPPVH, from the coding sequence ATGAACAGTTCAGTGCCGCGCTGGAGTGCCGTCGTGCTGGGCGGCGGGGACCCCGGCGATCCCTTCGCCGCCGCGCACGGCGTGAACGTCAAACCCCTCATTCCCGTCGCGGGCGCCCCGATGGCCCTGCACGTCCTGCGGGCCCTGCGCGGCAGCGACCGCGTGGGCCGCGTGGCGTACGTGGGCCCCACCACGCCCGACCTCGAGGCGTTGATCGACATCCGCGTGACCGACCACGGCACCCTGCTGAGCAACCTCGAAGCCGGGGTGGAGGCCCTGCGCGACCTGGGCCTCGCCCCGGGCGAGCGGGTGCTGGTCGTCACCGCCGACGTGCCCATGCTGCGCTCACAGGAGGTCCGGGACGTGCTCGACAGTGCCCCCGACGCCGGGCTGGTGTACCCCGTCGTGCGCCGCGAGGTCTGCGAGGCCGCGTACCCCGGCGTGAAACGCACCTACGCCCGCCTGAAGGACGGCACCTTCACCGGCGGGAACCTCTTCCTGCTGGACCCGGCCCTGATCGGGCAGTTCCTGCCGCGCCTGCGCGAGGTGCTCGCCGCCCGAAAGGCCCCCCTGAAACTCGCGGGGCTAATCGGCTGGGACGTTCTGCTGCGCCTCATCACGGGCCGCCTGAGCGTGCAGCGGCTGGAGGAGAAGGTCTCCGGACTGCTGGGCGTGAAGGCCCGCGCGCTGATCACCCCGCACGCCGCCGTGGGCACCGACGTGGACAAGGACGCCGACCTGACCCTGGCCGACGCGCAGCTGCGCGGCACCCCGCCCGTTCACTGA
- a CDS encoding sensor histidine kinase codes for MRLTLRARLALWAALATGVAVLLVAGGLYWSVNGFLRQAQEQRVMSVLGAVQGRVEGLLRPRPSDDLLGSVLGVQQISVSQADLERIADDVDRRGVDLRVIARQAGGLASVDTPSFPSGVPVTLGPGLHLTGTHLILERPLRGASLQIAVDARSLREAREAFLRALVALVPLALLLSLLVGWVVAGRLLRPVRALEGAAHAIGEGGDLRRPLPGAGDGDELARLALTLQCSFAHLADARDREQGFLRAAAHDLRSPLAALTARVEGTLARDRDAERYRADLREIGTDITRLSTLANHLLLLARDPAAVQRAPVPLRDLAADAVDRARELDPLADVDLDGAEAVTVLGDRVLLGQAIWNLTTNAVRHAPGATVLVQVRAVPGGAAVTVQDDGPGVDAATLVRLGEAFYRPDASRTADASGTGGHGLGLALARHVAQVHGGTLDIESAPGAGFRVTLHLPG; via the coding sequence ATGCGGTTGACGTTGCGGGCGCGGCTGGCGCTGTGGGCGGCCCTGGCGACCGGCGTGGCGGTGCTGCTGGTCGCGGGGGGCCTGTACTGGTCCGTGAACGGCTTCCTGCGGCAGGCGCAGGAGCAGCGGGTCATGAGCGTGCTGGGGGCCGTGCAGGGCCGCGTGGAGGGTCTTCTGCGGCCCCGCCCGTCGGACGACCTGCTGGGATCGGTGCTGGGTGTCCAGCAGATCAGCGTCTCGCAGGCGGACCTGGAACGCATCGCGGACGACGTGGACCGCCGGGGCGTGGACCTGCGCGTGATCGCCCGGCAGGCGGGCGGGCTCGCGTCGGTCGACACGCCCAGCTTCCCGTCCGGGGTGCCCGTGACCCTGGGGCCGGGGCTGCACCTGACGGGCACGCACCTGATTCTGGAGCGGCCCCTGCGCGGCGCGTCGTTGCAGATCGCGGTGGATGCCCGTTCGCTGCGCGAGGCCCGCGAGGCGTTCCTGCGGGCGCTGGTCGCGCTGGTGCCGCTGGCTTTGCTGCTGTCCCTGCTGGTCGGCTGGGTGGTGGCCGGGCGGCTGCTGCGGCCCGTGCGGGCGCTGGAGGGTGCGGCGCACGCCATCGGCGAGGGCGGGGATCTGCGCCGCCCGCTGCCCGGTGCGGGCGACGGGGACGAACTGGCGCGGCTGGCGCTGACGCTACAGTGCAGTTTCGCGCACCTCGCGGACGCCCGCGACCGTGAGCAGGGCTTCCTGCGGGCCGCCGCGCACGACCTGCGCTCGCCGCTGGCGGCGCTGACCGCGCGGGTCGAGGGGACCCTGGCCCGCGACCGCGACGCGGAACGCTACCGCGCGGATCTGCGCGAGATCGGCACGGACATCACGCGGCTGTCCACCCTGGCGAACCACCTGCTGCTGCTGGCGCGGGACCCGGCGGCGGTGCAGCGCGCCCCGGTGCCGCTGCGGGACCTAGCCGCCGACGCCGTGGACCGCGCCCGGGAACTCGACCCACTGGCCGACGTGGACCTCGACGGCGCCGAGGCCGTCACGGTGCTGGGTGACCGGGTGCTGCTGGGGCAGGCGATCTGGAACCTCACCACGAACGCCGTGCGGCACGCGCCGGGCGCGACCGTTCTGGTGCAGGTCCGGGCGGTGCCGGGCGGCGCGGCCGTGACCGTGCAGGACGACGGGCCCGGCGTGGACGCCGCCACCCTGGTCCGCCTGGGCGAGGCGTTCTACCGCCCGGACGCCAGCCGCACCGCCGACGCGTCCGGCACCGGCGGGCACGGGCTGGGGCTGGCGCTCGCGCGGCACGTCGCGCAGGTGCACGGCGGCACGCTGGACATCGAGAGCGCGCCCGGCGCGGGCTTCCGGGTCACCCTGCACCTGCCGGGGTAG
- a CDS encoding response regulator transcription factor — MRLLLVEDDARIAQPTAEALREAGYAVTWAQTGPAGLEAAALGEYPLVILDVMLPGMDGFQVARELRQQGVESAILFLTARGELSDRVEGLDLGGDAYLVKPFAVPELLATLRALSRRERGSGAPRVAFAQGRGTLDTVARTVTWDGAEVAVTGREYALLEVLSQAPERWFTREDLIDRVWGPEFDGEARIVDVYVRYVRRKLAPEAITSERGRGYRVER; from the coding sequence ATGAGACTGCTGCTCGTGGAGGACGACGCCCGCATCGCGCAGCCCACCGCAGAGGCGCTACGCGAGGCCGGGTACGCCGTCACCTGGGCGCAGACCGGCCCGGCAGGGCTGGAGGCCGCCGCGTTGGGCGAGTATCCGCTGGTGATTCTGGACGTGATGCTGCCCGGCATGGACGGCTTCCAGGTCGCGCGGGAACTGCGCCAGCAGGGCGTGGAGTCCGCGATTCTGTTCCTGACGGCACGTGGGGAACTGAGCGACCGCGTGGAGGGCCTGGACCTGGGCGGGGACGCGTATCTGGTCAAGCCGTTCGCGGTGCCGGAACTGCTGGCGACCCTGCGGGCCCTGTCGCGCCGTGAGCGGGGGTCGGGCGCGCCGCGCGTGGCGTTCGCGCAGGGGCGCGGCACGCTGGACACCGTGGCGCGCACCGTGACCTGGGACGGCGCGGAGGTGGCCGTGACGGGCCGCGAGTACGCGCTGCTGGAGGTCCTGTCGCAGGCCCCGGAACGCTGGTTCACCCGCGAGGACCTGATCGACCGCGTGTGGGGGCCGGAATTCGACGGCGAAGCCCGGATCGTGGACGTGTACGTGCGCTACGTGCGGCGCAAACTGGCGCCCGAGGCGATCACGTCCGAGCGGGGGCGCGGCTACCGCGTGGAACGCTGA
- a CDS encoding DUF1232 domain-containing protein produces MITRVRAVWRDALALLFALTDRRTPMGAKLMAALALAYALLPLDLLPDLTPVLGVADDILIVPTLLALAARTLPTPVLTQAQTRSLSVQRRLPWLIPAAALTVLTLLSLLGWAVWRALSG; encoded by the coding sequence GTGATCACCCGAGTCCGGGCCGTGTGGCGCGACGCGCTGGCCCTGCTGTTCGCCCTGACCGACCGCCGCACGCCCATGGGCGCGAAACTGATGGCTGCCCTGGCCCTCGCCTACGCCCTGCTGCCCCTGGATCTCCTGCCCGACCTGACCCCCGTCCTGGGCGTCGCAGACGACATCCTGATCGTCCCGACGCTGCTGGCCCTGGCCGCCCGCACCCTCCCCACCCCCGTCCTGACGCAGGCGCAGACCCGCAGCCTGAGCGTGCAGCGCCGTCTGCCCTGGCTGATCCCAGCCGCCGCACTGACGGTCCTGACCCTGCTGAGCCTCCTGGGGTGGGCGGTCTGGCGCGCCCTGAGCGGCTGA
- a CDS encoding glycosyltransferase family 2 protein gives MNLTVVEFLFLVYFALMNVGYAIGLTTTVRELARSMRRHQTLRFDALLLGQTHKPISLLVPAYNEEATIEASVRSFLNLRYPQFEVIVVNDGSRDRTLDVLNATFDLHPAQMVVPLTIPTRSVRGTYRSAREDRLIVIDKDNGGKADSLNVAMQYARYPLFCALDADSLLDEEALLRVARRFADDDNLLVVGGTVRPLNGAVFHDGRIVDLHLPATAVERFQLVEYIRAFLVGRTTLSAYGLLLIISGAFGLFRRDVALQVGGYAHDTVGEDMELIVRLHRHAREQRRPYAITYVIDPICWTQVPDTWNLLRRQRDRWQRGLIEALWKHRRMFLNPRYGRIGLISMPYYVFFEALAPVIELTGYALAVGLVVTGKFSAPFVALFFLLATAYGTLISFSAQSVEVFLRQRISRPGDRLRLLGFALLDNLGFRQWTLLIRFWATLTGPLRAGQWGKMERRRIDTGTPPTPPPDAGDSPRNPDPT, from the coding sequence ATGAACCTCACGGTCGTCGAGTTCCTGTTCCTGGTGTACTTCGCGCTGATGAACGTGGGGTACGCCATCGGCCTGACGACCACGGTGCGGGAACTGGCGCGCAGCATGCGCCGCCACCAGACGCTGCGCTTCGACGCACTGCTGCTCGGGCAGACGCACAAACCCATCTCGCTGCTCGTGCCCGCCTACAACGAGGAGGCGACCATCGAGGCCAGCGTCCGGTCCTTCCTGAACCTCCGCTACCCGCAGTTCGAGGTGATCGTCGTGAACGACGGCAGCCGCGACCGGACCCTGGACGTCCTGAACGCCACGTTCGACCTGCACCCGGCGCAGATGGTCGTGCCGCTGACCATCCCCACCAGGTCCGTGCGCGGCACGTACCGCAGCGCCCGCGAGGACCGCCTGATCGTGATCGACAAGGACAACGGCGGGAAGGCCGATTCGCTGAACGTCGCCATGCAGTACGCCCGCTACCCGCTGTTCTGCGCGCTGGACGCCGACAGTCTCCTGGACGAGGAGGCGCTGCTGCGCGTCGCGCGGCGCTTCGCGGACGACGACAACCTGCTCGTCGTGGGCGGCACCGTCCGCCCCCTGAACGGCGCCGTGTTCCACGACGGGCGGATCGTGGACCTGCACCTGCCGGCCACGGCCGTCGAACGCTTCCAGCTCGTGGAGTACATCCGCGCGTTTCTGGTGGGCCGCACCACCCTCAGCGCGTACGGGCTGCTGCTGATCATCTCCGGCGCGTTCGGCCTGTTCCGCCGCGACGTCGCCCTGCAGGTGGGCGGGTACGCGCACGACACCGTCGGCGAGGACATGGAACTCATCGTGCGGCTGCACCGTCACGCCCGCGAGCAGCGCCGCCCGTACGCCATCACGTACGTCATCGACCCGATCTGCTGGACGCAGGTGCCCGACACCTGGAACCTCCTGCGGCGCCAGCGCGACCGCTGGCAGCGCGGCCTGATCGAGGCCCTCTGGAAACACCGCCGCATGTTCCTGAACCCCCGCTACGGCCGCATCGGCCTGATCTCCATGCCCTACTACGTGTTCTTCGAGGCGCTCGCGCCCGTCATCGAACTCACCGGGTACGCCCTGGCGGTGGGGCTGGTCGTCACGGGGAAATTCAGCGCGCCGTTCGTGGCGCTGTTCTTCCTGCTGGCCACCGCGTACGGCACCCTGATCTCCTTCAGCGCCCAGAGCGTCGAGGTGTTCCTCCGGCAGCGCATCTCCCGGCCCGGCGACCGCCTGCGACTGCTGGGTTTCGCGCTGCTGGACAACCTCGGTTTCCGGCAGTGGACCCTCCTGATCCGCTTCTGGGCGACCCTGACCGGCCCGCTGCGCGCCGGACAGTGGGGCAAGATGGAACGCCGCCGCATCGACACCGGCACCCCCCCCACGCCTCCGCCCGATGCGGGCGACTCACCCCGGAACCCGGACCCCACCTGA
- a CDS encoding HEAT repeat domain-containing protein codes for MDRPAGWSRVQPMWREFQLLPFTGMALGISVTLTVTMIVFTYLLFLNLFAQSFARSLLVVLFVLGVVTLTLVLLTVTQLLYVTVTARRDAQVTAQARAWEAHLTAFLAGADPPATLDVTGARALLHLREARPGPDGARLAALYDTLGLRAHDERVARSGRNTTDRTLALERLVTLRDDRSLPVFLALLDDASTSLRLLALLGVTRLARPGWAAPPLLPVLTSGLFSTQQVREALCLLGAQAEPLVRTLTADPRDPWRELAVDTAGRLDPPRYADLVPDLLRDASPGVRAGALRLYAAGRLDAPPLRREVWQLSRDSAWAVRAMSAQALGTFPRPPVRTLWRLLGDPNWWVRHHAARSLQASGEGRAALREAAARHPDRFARDMARAALPQSEPTP; via the coding sequence GTGGACCGGCCCGCCGGCTGGAGTCGCGTGCAGCCGATGTGGCGCGAGTTCCAGCTGCTGCCGTTCACTGGCATGGCGCTGGGCATCAGCGTGACCCTGACCGTCACGATGATCGTGTTCACGTACCTGCTGTTCCTGAACCTGTTCGCGCAGTCGTTCGCGCGGTCCCTGCTGGTGGTGCTGTTCGTGCTGGGCGTCGTGACGCTGACCCTGGTGCTGCTGACGGTCACGCAGCTGCTGTACGTGACCGTCACGGCCCGCCGCGACGCACAGGTGACCGCGCAGGCACGCGCCTGGGAGGCGCACCTGACCGCCTTCCTGGCCGGGGCGGACCCGCCCGCGACCCTGGACGTGACCGGGGCGCGCGCCCTGCTGCACCTGCGGGAGGCCCGGCCCGGCCCGGACGGCGCGCGCCTCGCGGCGCTGTACGACACGCTGGGGCTGCGTGCGCACGACGAACGCGTCGCCCGGAGTGGACGCAACACCACGGACCGTACCCTGGCGCTGGAACGGCTGGTGACCCTGCGCGACGACCGCAGCCTGCCGGTGTTCCTGGCGCTGCTGGACGACGCCAGCACGTCGCTGCGGCTGCTGGCGCTGCTGGGCGTGACCCGACTGGCCCGGCCCGGCTGGGCGGCCCCACCACTCCTGCCGGTTCTCACGTCGGGCCTGTTCTCGACGCAGCAGGTCCGCGAGGCGCTGTGCCTTCTGGGGGCGCAGGCCGAGCCGCTGGTGCGGACCCTGACCGCCGACCCGCGCGACCCCTGGAGGGAACTGGCCGTCGACACCGCCGGCCGCCTCGACCCGCCCCGCTACGCGGATCTGGTGCCGGACCTGCTGCGCGACGCGAGTCCGGGCGTGCGGGCGGGCGCGCTGCGGCTGTACGCCGCCGGGCGCCTGGACGCCCCCCCGCTGCGGCGCGAGGTGTGGCAGCTCAGCCGCGACTCGGCGTGGGCGGTGCGGGCCATGAGTGCCCAGGCGCTGGGCACCTTCCCGCGCCCGCCGGTCCGGACGCTGTGGCGGCTGCTGGGCGACCCGAACTGGTGGGTGCGGCACCACGCCGCCCGGTCACTCCAGGCGAGCGGCGAGGGCCGCGCGGCGCTGCGCGAGGCGGCCGCGCGGCACCCGGACCGGTTCGCGCGTGACATGGCGCGCGCCGCGCTGCCGCAGAGTGAACCCACCCCATGA
- a CDS encoding tetratricopeptide repeat protein — MSRSRLTLNRRMPGRCGSGQRGPGQRGLGRWNLLVLLGSALVTTALGLATQPLAAQTTTAAASAYRQGQFQRAEQLLTGVAAEGLFVDADALVVRGFARYQTGQFTAARRDFQVVLDRSPRYADAWYGLALIARAQGRAAQALTLNREALSIDPDRAELRQLQAALTAGQVMASGQ; from the coding sequence ATGAGCCGCAGCCGCCTTACCCTGAACCGCCGGATGCCGGGCCGCTGCGGCTCAGGTCAGCGTGGGCCGGGTCAGCGTGGACTGGGCCGCTGGAATCTGCTGGTGCTGCTGGGCAGCGCCCTGGTGACCACGGCGCTGGGTCTGGCCACGCAGCCCCTGGCGGCGCAGACCACCACGGCCGCCGCGAGTGCCTACCGGCAGGGGCAGTTCCAGCGGGCCGAGCAGTTGCTTACGGGCGTCGCGGCCGAGGGGCTGTTCGTGGACGCCGACGCCCTGGTCGTGCGGGGCTTCGCGCGCTACCAGACCGGGCAGTTCACGGCGGCCCGGCGAGACTTCCAGGTGGTCCTGGACCGCAGTCCGCGCTACGCGGACGCGTGGTACGGCCTGGCGCTGATCGCGCGGGCACAGGGCCGCGCCGCGCAGGCCCTGACCCTGAACCGTGAGGCGCTGTCCATCGACCCGGACCGCGCCGAGCTGCGGCAGTTGCAGGCCGCCCTGACGGCCGGTCAGGTCATGGCGTCCGGTCAGTAA
- the rplU gene encoding 50S ribosomal protein L21 yields the protein MFAIIQTGGKQYRVQEGDVIRVESLKGEAGDKLDLTPIFVGGDQTVFGDAAGKFTVNAEVVEHGRGEKIYVRKYKSGIQYRRRTGHRQDYTAIKILGIKG from the coding sequence ATGTTTGCAATCATTCAGACCGGCGGGAAGCAGTACCGCGTGCAGGAAGGCGACGTCATCCGCGTCGAGAGCCTGAAAGGCGAGGCGGGCGACAAGCTCGACCTGACCCCCATCTTCGTGGGCGGCGACCAGACCGTCTTCGGCGACGCCGCCGGCAAGTTCACCGTGAACGCCGAAGTCGTCGAGCACGGCCGTGGCGAGAAGATCTACGTGCGCAAGTACAAGAGCGGCATCCAGTACCGCCGCCGCACGGGCCACCGCCAGGACTACACCGCGATCAAGATCCTGGGCATCAAGGGCTAA
- the rpmA gene encoding 50S ribosomal protein L27, which produces MAHKKGVGSSKNGRDSQPKYLGVKKFGGEQVLAGNILVRQRGTKFKAGPNVGMGRDHTLFALESGKVVFSNRGNKGRFISIEVPTAAAAD; this is translated from the coding sequence ATGGCACACAAGAAAGGCGTAGGTTCGTCCAAGAACGGACGTGACAGCCAGCCCAAGTACCTGGGCGTGAAGAAGTTCGGCGGCGAGCAGGTCCTGGCCGGGAACATCCTCGTCCGTCAGCGCGGCACGAAGTTCAAGGCCGGCCCGAACGTGGGCATGGGCCGCGACCACACCCTCTTCGCACTGGAGAGCGGCAAGGTCGTGTTCAGCAACCGTGGCAACAAGGGCCGCTTCATCAGCATTGAAGTGCCCACCGCCGCCGCCGCTGACTGA
- the obgE gene encoding GTPase ObgE, whose amino-acid sequence MAFRDVLNIEVAAGNGGDGSMSFHRAKYMEKGGPDGGHGGRGGSIILRAIEGVESLERLVGRRKFKAPNGAYGEGRLRQGGDGEDVFIDVPVGTTAFDETTGKVIADLVRVGQEKVIARGGFGGRGNSTFVSSTRQAPRFAELGTPGQKRRVRLELRLIADVGLVGYPNAGKSSLLAALSRANPAIADYPFTTLSPILGVVDRVDANGTPVDERFTLADIPGIIEGASEGKGLGLEFLRHISRTRLLVYVLDVTRDPVGELRQLQAELRAYDPTLLEQVSLIALNKVELTEEDLAAMVVDELAEFGLPVVQVSAREGEGLPELREAIFQMLPDRELWAQNNALEIESDSVREEPLRIEFRIDPAAKGVGIINDGQPERIWAVHGGGFEERIVRFSRFMDEAAEYLGNVFKRQGLYNALKRAGAREGDTVEIGTFRFEYFDDEEQR is encoded by the coding sequence GTGGCGTTTCGTGACGTCCTGAATATCGAGGTGGCCGCCGGGAACGGTGGGGACGGCAGCATGTCCTTCCACCGCGCGAAGTACATGGAGAAGGGTGGCCCGGACGGCGGGCACGGCGGGCGGGGCGGCAGCATCATCCTGCGCGCCATCGAGGGTGTCGAGTCGCTGGAGCGTCTGGTGGGCCGACGGAAGTTCAAGGCCCCGAACGGCGCGTACGGCGAGGGCCGACTGCGCCAGGGTGGGGACGGCGAGGACGTCTTCATCGACGTGCCCGTCGGGACGACCGCGTTCGACGAGACGACCGGGAAGGTCATCGCGGACCTCGTGCGGGTCGGGCAGGAGAAGGTCATCGCGCGCGGTGGTTTCGGCGGGCGCGGCAACAGCACCTTCGTGAGCAGCACCCGTCAGGCGCCGCGTTTCGCGGAGCTGGGCACGCCCGGCCAGAAGCGCCGCGTACGGCTGGAACTGCGCCTGATCGCGGACGTGGGTCTGGTCGGCTACCCGAACGCCGGGAAGAGCAGCCTGCTCGCGGCGCTGTCGCGGGCGAATCCGGCCATCGCGGACTACCCGTTCACGACCCTGTCGCCCATCCTGGGCGTCGTGGACCGCGTGGACGCGAACGGCACGCCGGTTGACGAGCGCTTCACGCTGGCGGACATCCCGGGGATCATTGAGGGCGCCAGCGAGGGCAAGGGCCTGGGCCTGGAGTTCCTGCGGCACATCAGCCGCACGCGCCTGCTCGTGTACGTGCTGGACGTGACCCGTGACCCGGTGGGGGAGCTGCGCCAGCTCCAGGCCGAGCTGCGCGCCTACGACCCGACGCTGCTGGAACAGGTCTCGCTGATCGCATTGAACAAGGTGGAGCTGACCGAGGAGGACCTCGCGGCGATGGTCGTGGATGAACTCGCGGAGTTCGGCCTGCCGGTCGTGCAGGTCAGCGCCCGTGAGGGCGAGGGCCTGCCGGAACTGCGCGAGGCGATCTTCCAGATGCTCCCGGACCGCGAACTGTGGGCGCAGAACAACGCGCTGGAGATCGAGTCCGACAGCGTCCGCGAGGAACCGCTGCGCATCGAGTTCCGCATCGACCCGGCCGCGAAGGGTGTGGGTATCATCAACGACGGTCAGCCCGAACGGATCTGGGCGGTGCACGGTGGAGGCTTCGAGGAACGCATCGTGCGCTTCTCGCGCTTCATGGACGAGGCCGCCGAGTACCTGGGCAACGTCTTCAAGCGCCAGGGGCTGTACA